In a genomic window of Mus pahari chromosome 8, PAHARI_EIJ_v1.1, whole genome shotgun sequence:
- the Carmil3 gene encoding capping protein, Arp2/3 and myosin-I linker protein 3 isoform X1: MAKASVELTRELQDSIRRCLSQGAVLQQHRVKLETKPKKFEDRVLALTSWRLHLFPLKVPAKVESSFNVLEIRAFNTLGQNQILVETERGTVSMRLPSAESVDQVTRHVSSALSKVCPGPGCLIRRGNADTPEGPRDTSPNSETSTSTTHSVCGGFSETYAALCDYNGLHCREEVQWDVDTIYHAEDNREFNLLDFSHLESRDLALMVAALAYNQWFTKLYCKDLRLGSEVLEQVLHTLSKSGSLEELVLDNAGLKTDFVQKLAGVFGENGSCVLHALTLSHNPIEDKGFLSLSQQLLCFPTGLTKLCLAKTAISPRGLQALGQTFGANPAFASSLRYLDLSKNPGLLATDEANALYSFLAQPNALVHLDLSGTDCAVDMLLGALLHGCCSHLTYLNLARNSCSHRKGREAPPPFKQFFSSAYTLSHVNLSATRLPLEALRALLQGLSLNSHLSDLHLDLSSCELRSAGAQALQEQLGAVTCIGSLDLSDNGFDSDLLTLVPALGKNKSLKHLFLGKNFNVKAKTLEEILHKLVQLIQEEDCSLQSLSVADSRLKLRTSILINALGSNTCLAKVDLSGNGMEDIGAKMLSKALQINSSLRTILWDRNNTSALGFLDIARALESNHTLRFMSFPVSDISQAYRSAPERTEDVWQKIQWCLVRNNHSQTCPQEQAFRLQQGLVTSSAEQMLQRLCGRVQEEVRALRLCPLEPVQDELLYARDLIKDAKNSRALFPSLYELGHVLANDGPVRQRLESVASEVSKAVDKELQVILESMVSLTQELCPVAMRVAEGHNKMLSNVAERVTVPRNFIRGALLEQAGQDIQNKLDEVKLSVVTYLTNSIVDEILQELYHSHKSLARHLTQLRTLSDPPGGASQGQDPSSRGRGRNHDHEETDDELGTNIDTMAIKKQKRCRKIRPVSAFISGSPQDMESQLGSLGIPPGWFSGLGASQPTASGSWEGLSELPTHGYKLRHQTQGRPRPPRTTPPGPGRPSQVPVPGPRQENGMATRLDEGLEDFFSRRVMDESSSYPRTLRTMRPGLSEPPLPPLQKKRRRGLFHFRRPRSFKGDRGPGSPTAGLLLPPPPPPPPTQESPPSPDPPSLGNNSSPCWSPEEESNLLPGFGGARGSSFCRKMGTERLEAGEGAPAPGTAQQPRVHGVALPGLGRTKGWSFDGKREGTDPEQEDSTQAWQKRRSSDDAGPGSWKPPPPPQSSKPSFSAMRRAEATWHIAEESAANHSCQSPSPASQDGDEEKEGALFPERMVPTRSTKLQDPPVGPRPPKPVAVPRGRRAPQVPGGREETESNSVAPGANKPRLRLGSQQDQEEPEGQGPTDQGRRTAPLKPKRTRRAQSCDKLEPDRRQPPDPTGVCAGTSEPGTD; the protein is encoded by the exons ACAGCATCCGGAGGTGCCTGAGCCAGGGGGCTGTGCTCCAGCAGCATCGTGTGAAACTGGAGACAAAACCCAAGAAGTTCGAGGACCGAGTGCTG GCCCTGACTTCCTGGCGTCTCCACCTTTTTCCCCTTAAAGTTCCAGCCAAG gTGGAAAGCTCATTCAATGTCCTGGAGATCCGTGCCTTCAACACACTCGGTCAGAATCAG ATCCTGGTGGAGACTGAGCGTGGCACGGTGAGCATGCGGCTGCCATCAGCCGAGAGTGTGGACCAGGTGACACGGCATGTGAGCTCTGCCCTCTCCAAGGTCTGCCCTGGCCCTGG GTGTTTGATCCGGCGTGGAAATGCGGACACCCCAGAGGGGCCTCGAGACACATCTCCCAACTCTGAAACTTCCACGTCTACCACTCACAGTGTGTGTG GTGGCTTCTCTGAGACCTATGCTGCCCTGTGTGACTACAACGGACTCCACTGCCGAGAGGAGGTGCAATGG GATGTGGACACCATCTACCATGCTGAGGATAACCGAGAGTTCAATCTTTTGGATTTCAGCCACTTGGAGAGCCG AGATCTGGCCCTTATGGTGGCCGCCCTGGCCTACAACCAGTGGTTCACCAAACTCTACTGCAAAGACTTGAGACTG GGCTCAGAAGTTCTAGAACAGGTGCTACATACCCTCAGCAAGTCGGGGAGCCTCGAAGAGCTGGTGCTGGACAATGCTGGGCTTAAGAC GGACTTTGTCCAGAAGCTGGCCGGGGTGTTTGGGGAGAACGGGAGCTGTGTGCTGCATGCGCTCACTCTGTCCCACAACCCCATCGAGGACAAGG GTTTCCTCAGCCTGAGCCAGCAGCTGCTCTGCTTCCCTACGGGCCTCACCAAACTGTGCCTGGCCAAGACTGCCATCTCTCCTCGAG GGCTCCAGGCACTGGGCCAGACCTTCGGGGCCAACCCAGCCTTTGCCAGCTCCCTTCGATACCTGGATCTGAGCAAGAACCCAGGGCTGCTTGCCACGGACGAGGCCAAT GCTCTCTATAGTTTCCTGGCCCAACCCAACGCCTTGGTACACCTGGACCTTTCAGGGACAGACTGTGCTGTCGACATG CTATTGGGTGCCCTCCTTCATGGCTGCTGCTCTCACCTCACCTACCTCAACCTGGCTCGAAACAGCTGCTCCCACAG GAAGGGCCGGGAGGCCCCGCCACCCTTCAAGCAGTTCTTCAGCAGCGCCTACACCCTGAGCCATGTCAACCTGTCGGCCACAAGGCTGCCCCTGGAGGCCCTCAG GGCGCTTCTTCAGGGCCTCTCCCTCAACAGTCACCTCAGTGATCTGCACCTGGACCTTAGCAGCTGTGAG CTCCGCTCAGCAGGAGCCCAGGCCTTGCAGGAGCAGCTGGGGGCTGTCACCTGTATAGGCAGCCTAGATCTGTCTGATAATG GGTTTGACTCGGACCTCCTGACGCTGGTCCCTGCACTTGGCAAGAACAAGTCCCTCAAGCACCTATTCCTAGGGAAGAACTTCAATGTCAAGGCCAA GACTTTGGAAGAGATCCTGCATAAGCTGGTGCAGCTGATCCAGGAAGAGGACTGT TCCCTGCAGTCGCTCTCTGTGGCCGACTCCAGGCTGAAGCTTCGCACCAGCATCCTTATCAATGCCCTGGGCAGCAACACCTGCCTGGCCAAGGTGGATCTGAGTGGCAACGGCATGGAGGACATCGGGGCCAAGATGCTGTCCAAGGCGCTGCAGATAAATTCTTCCCTCAG AACTATACTATGGGATCGGAACAATACGTCTGCCCTGGGCTTCCTGGACATTGCAAGGGCCCTGGAGAG CAACCACACACTGCGCTTCATGTCCTTCCCTGTGAGCGACATCTCTCAAGCTTACCGCAGTGCCCCTGAGCGCACAGAGGATGTGTGGCAGAAG ATCCAGTGGTGCCTGGTGAGGAACAACCACTCCCAGACATGCCCTCAGGAGCAAGCCTTCAGGCTGCAGCAGGGCCTGGTGACCAGCAGCGCCGAGCAA ATGCTGCAGCGGCTGTGTGGGCGAGTGCAGGAGGAGGTGCGGGCCCTGAGACTCTGTCCCCTGGAGCCAGTGCAAGATGAGCTGCTCTATGCCCGGGACCTCATCAAGGACGCCAAGAACTCCCGGGCG ctCTTTCCTAGCCTCTATGAGCTGGGTCACGTGTTGGCCAACGATGGGCCTGTGCGTCAGAGACTCGAGTCGGTAGCCAGCGAGGTGTCCAAAGCTGTGGACAAGGAGCTTCAG GTGATCCTGGAATCCATGGTCAGCCTGACACAGGAACTGTGCCCTGTGGCCATGCGGGTGGCAGAAGGGCACAACAAGATGCTGAGCAACGTGGCAGAACGTGTCACTGTGCCCCGGAACTTCATCCGCGGGGCGCTGCTGGAGCAGGCGGGACAGGACATTCAGAACAAGCTGGA CGAGGTGAAGCTCTCCGTCGTCACCTACTTGACCAACTCCATAGTGGATGAGATCCTACAGGAGCTGTACCATTCCCACAAAAGCCTG GCCCGGCACCTGACCCAGCTGAGGACACTGTCAGATCCACCAGGAGGGGCAAGCCAAGGGCAGGATCCATCTtcccgaggcagaggcaggaaccatgacCACGAGGAAACGGATGATGAGCTTGGGACCAACATC GACACTATGGCCATCAAAAAGCAGAAACGCTGCCGGAAGATCCGGCCAGTGTCTGCCTTCATCA GTGGGAGCCCTCAGGACATGGAAAGCCAACTGGGAAGTTTGGGGATCCCTCCTGGCTGGTTCTCAGGACTTGGAGCCAGCCAGCCCACAGCAAGTGGCTCCTGGGAAGGCCTATCTGAGCTACCTACCCATGGCTATAAACTAAGGCATCAAACACAAGGGAGGCCTCGGCCCCCTAGGACCACCCCCCCAGGACCTGGCCGGCCCAGT CAGGTGCCAGTGCCTGGGCCTCGTCAGGAGAATGGGATGGCCACCCGTCTAGACGAGGGGCTGGAGGACTTCTTCAGCAGAAGGGTCATGGACGAAAGCTCCAG CTACCCCCGGACTCTGAGGACCATGCGACCAGGCCTCTCAGAGCCACCGCTGCCTCCACTCCAGAAGAAGAGGCGGCGAGGCCTGTTTCACTTCCGCCGACCCCGGAGCTTCAAGGGGGACAGGGGACCGGGGTCCCCCACTGCTggactcctcctccctccacccccacccccacccccaactcaggAGAGCCCTCCCAGTCCAGACCCCCCAAGCCTTGGCAATAACTCATCTCCTTGTTGGAGCCCAGAGGAGGAGAGCAACCTCCTTCCTGGATTTGGAGGGGCCCGGGGGTCTTCCTTCTGCAGGAAGATG GGCACAGAGAggttggaggcaggagagggagccCCAGCCCCTGGGACAGCGCAGCAACCAAGGGTGCACGGTGTTGCCCTTCCTGGCTTGGGAAGAACCAAAGGGTGGAGCTTTGATGGAAAACGAGAG GGCACAGACCCAGAGCAGGAGGACAGTACCCAGGCTTGGCAGAAACGGCGCTCTTCAGATGATGCAG GGCCTGGATCCTGGAAGCCACCACCGCCCCCACAAAGCTCCAAGCCAAGCTTCAGCGCCATGCGCCGAGCAGAGGCCACATGGCACATAG CTGAGGAAAGTGCCGCCAACCACAGCTGCCAGAGCCCTAGCCCAGCTTCCCAGGATGGAGACGAGGAAAAGGAGGGAGCCTTATTCCCAGAGAGAATGGTCCCCACTAGGAGTACCAAG CTACAGGACCCCCCCGTAGGTCCACGTCCCCCTAAGCCAGTGGCTGTGCCCAGGGGCCGCAGGGCCCCCCAGgtgccaggaggcagagaggagactgAGAGCAACAGTGTGGCCCCAGGAGCCAACAAGCCCCGGCTGAGACTAGGTTCCCAGCAAGACCAAGAGGAGCCAGAAGGACAAG GACCCACTGATCAGGGCCGCAGGACGGCACCCCTGAAACCGAAGAGAACACGGCGAGCACAGTCCTGTGACAAACTGGAGCCCGATAGAAGACAACCCCCTGACCCTACAGGTGTCTGTG CAGGAACCAGTGAACCAGGAACAGACTGA
- the Carmil3 gene encoding capping protein, Arp2/3 and myosin-I linker protein 3 isoform X3, which translates to MAKASVELTRELQDSIRRCLSQGAVLQQHRVKLETKPKKFEDRVLALTSWRLHLFPLKVPAKVESSFNVLEIRAFNTLGQNQILVETERGTVSMRLPSAESVDQVTRHVSSALSKVCPGPGCLIRRGNADTPEGPRDTSPNSETSTSTTHSVCGGFSETYAALCDYNGLHCREEVQWDVDTIYHAEDNREFNLLDFSHLESRDLALMVAALAYNQWFTKLYCKDLRLGSEVLEQVLHTLSKSGSLEELVLDNAGLKTDFVQKLAGVFGENGSCVLHALTLSHNPIEDKGFLSLSQQLLCFPTGLTKLCLAKTAISPRGLQALGQTFGANPAFASSLRYLDLSKNPGLLATDEANALYSFLAQPNALVHLDLSGTDCAVDMLLGALLHGCCSHLTYLNLARNSCSHRKGREAPPPFKQFFSSAYTLSHVNLSATRLPLEALRALLQGLSLNSHLSDLHLDLSSCELRSAGAQALQEQLGAVTCIGSLDLSDNGFDSDLLTLVPALGKNKSLKHLFLGKNFNVKAKTLEEILHKLVQLIQEEDCSLQSLSVADSRLKLRTSILINALGSNTCLAKVDLSGNGMEDIGAKMLSKALQINSSLRTILWDRNNTSALGFLDIARALESNHTLRFMSFPVSDISQAYRSAPERTEDVWQKIQWCLVRNNHSQTCPQEQAFRLQQGLVTSSAEQMLQRLCGRVQEEVRALRLCPLEPVQDELLYARDLIKDAKNSRALFPSLYELGHVLANDGPVRQRLESVASEVSKAVDKELQVILESMVSLTQELCPVAMRVAEGHNKMLSNVAERVTVPRNFIRGALLEQAGQDIQNKLDEVKLSVVTYLTNSIVDEILQELYHSHKSLARHLTQLRTLSDPPGGASQGQDPSSRGRGRNHDHEETDDELGTNIDTMAIKKQKRCRKIRPVSAFISGSPQDMESQLGSLGIPPGWFSGLGASQPTASGSWEGLSELPTHGYKLRHQTQGRPRPPRTTPPGPGRPSQVPVPGPRQENGMATRLDEGLEDFFSRRVMDESSSYPRTLRTMRPGLSEPPLPPLQKKRRRGLFHFRRPRSFKGDRGPGSPTAGLLLPPPPPPPPTQESPPSPDPPSLGNNSSPCWSPEEESNLLPGFGGARGSSFCRKMGTERLEAGEGAPAPGTAQQPRVHGVALPGLGRTKGWSFDGKREGTDPEQEDSTQAWQKRRSSDDAGPGSWKPPPPPQSSKPSFSAMRRAEATWHIAEESAANHSCQSPSPASQDGDEEKEGALFPERMVPTRSTKLQDPPVGPRPPKPVAVPRGRRAPQVPGGREETESNSVAPGANKPRLRLGSQQDQEEPEGQGPTDQGRRTAPLKPKRTRRAQSCDKLEPDRRQPPDPTGVCGTSEPGTD; encoded by the exons ACAGCATCCGGAGGTGCCTGAGCCAGGGGGCTGTGCTCCAGCAGCATCGTGTGAAACTGGAGACAAAACCCAAGAAGTTCGAGGACCGAGTGCTG GCCCTGACTTCCTGGCGTCTCCACCTTTTTCCCCTTAAAGTTCCAGCCAAG gTGGAAAGCTCATTCAATGTCCTGGAGATCCGTGCCTTCAACACACTCGGTCAGAATCAG ATCCTGGTGGAGACTGAGCGTGGCACGGTGAGCATGCGGCTGCCATCAGCCGAGAGTGTGGACCAGGTGACACGGCATGTGAGCTCTGCCCTCTCCAAGGTCTGCCCTGGCCCTGG GTGTTTGATCCGGCGTGGAAATGCGGACACCCCAGAGGGGCCTCGAGACACATCTCCCAACTCTGAAACTTCCACGTCTACCACTCACAGTGTGTGTG GTGGCTTCTCTGAGACCTATGCTGCCCTGTGTGACTACAACGGACTCCACTGCCGAGAGGAGGTGCAATGG GATGTGGACACCATCTACCATGCTGAGGATAACCGAGAGTTCAATCTTTTGGATTTCAGCCACTTGGAGAGCCG AGATCTGGCCCTTATGGTGGCCGCCCTGGCCTACAACCAGTGGTTCACCAAACTCTACTGCAAAGACTTGAGACTG GGCTCAGAAGTTCTAGAACAGGTGCTACATACCCTCAGCAAGTCGGGGAGCCTCGAAGAGCTGGTGCTGGACAATGCTGGGCTTAAGAC GGACTTTGTCCAGAAGCTGGCCGGGGTGTTTGGGGAGAACGGGAGCTGTGTGCTGCATGCGCTCACTCTGTCCCACAACCCCATCGAGGACAAGG GTTTCCTCAGCCTGAGCCAGCAGCTGCTCTGCTTCCCTACGGGCCTCACCAAACTGTGCCTGGCCAAGACTGCCATCTCTCCTCGAG GGCTCCAGGCACTGGGCCAGACCTTCGGGGCCAACCCAGCCTTTGCCAGCTCCCTTCGATACCTGGATCTGAGCAAGAACCCAGGGCTGCTTGCCACGGACGAGGCCAAT GCTCTCTATAGTTTCCTGGCCCAACCCAACGCCTTGGTACACCTGGACCTTTCAGGGACAGACTGTGCTGTCGACATG CTATTGGGTGCCCTCCTTCATGGCTGCTGCTCTCACCTCACCTACCTCAACCTGGCTCGAAACAGCTGCTCCCACAG GAAGGGCCGGGAGGCCCCGCCACCCTTCAAGCAGTTCTTCAGCAGCGCCTACACCCTGAGCCATGTCAACCTGTCGGCCACAAGGCTGCCCCTGGAGGCCCTCAG GGCGCTTCTTCAGGGCCTCTCCCTCAACAGTCACCTCAGTGATCTGCACCTGGACCTTAGCAGCTGTGAG CTCCGCTCAGCAGGAGCCCAGGCCTTGCAGGAGCAGCTGGGGGCTGTCACCTGTATAGGCAGCCTAGATCTGTCTGATAATG GGTTTGACTCGGACCTCCTGACGCTGGTCCCTGCACTTGGCAAGAACAAGTCCCTCAAGCACCTATTCCTAGGGAAGAACTTCAATGTCAAGGCCAA GACTTTGGAAGAGATCCTGCATAAGCTGGTGCAGCTGATCCAGGAAGAGGACTGT TCCCTGCAGTCGCTCTCTGTGGCCGACTCCAGGCTGAAGCTTCGCACCAGCATCCTTATCAATGCCCTGGGCAGCAACACCTGCCTGGCCAAGGTGGATCTGAGTGGCAACGGCATGGAGGACATCGGGGCCAAGATGCTGTCCAAGGCGCTGCAGATAAATTCTTCCCTCAG AACTATACTATGGGATCGGAACAATACGTCTGCCCTGGGCTTCCTGGACATTGCAAGGGCCCTGGAGAG CAACCACACACTGCGCTTCATGTCCTTCCCTGTGAGCGACATCTCTCAAGCTTACCGCAGTGCCCCTGAGCGCACAGAGGATGTGTGGCAGAAG ATCCAGTGGTGCCTGGTGAGGAACAACCACTCCCAGACATGCCCTCAGGAGCAAGCCTTCAGGCTGCAGCAGGGCCTGGTGACCAGCAGCGCCGAGCAA ATGCTGCAGCGGCTGTGTGGGCGAGTGCAGGAGGAGGTGCGGGCCCTGAGACTCTGTCCCCTGGAGCCAGTGCAAGATGAGCTGCTCTATGCCCGGGACCTCATCAAGGACGCCAAGAACTCCCGGGCG ctCTTTCCTAGCCTCTATGAGCTGGGTCACGTGTTGGCCAACGATGGGCCTGTGCGTCAGAGACTCGAGTCGGTAGCCAGCGAGGTGTCCAAAGCTGTGGACAAGGAGCTTCAG GTGATCCTGGAATCCATGGTCAGCCTGACACAGGAACTGTGCCCTGTGGCCATGCGGGTGGCAGAAGGGCACAACAAGATGCTGAGCAACGTGGCAGAACGTGTCACTGTGCCCCGGAACTTCATCCGCGGGGCGCTGCTGGAGCAGGCGGGACAGGACATTCAGAACAAGCTGGA CGAGGTGAAGCTCTCCGTCGTCACCTACTTGACCAACTCCATAGTGGATGAGATCCTACAGGAGCTGTACCATTCCCACAAAAGCCTG GCCCGGCACCTGACCCAGCTGAGGACACTGTCAGATCCACCAGGAGGGGCAAGCCAAGGGCAGGATCCATCTtcccgaggcagaggcaggaaccatgacCACGAGGAAACGGATGATGAGCTTGGGACCAACATC GACACTATGGCCATCAAAAAGCAGAAACGCTGCCGGAAGATCCGGCCAGTGTCTGCCTTCATCA GTGGGAGCCCTCAGGACATGGAAAGCCAACTGGGAAGTTTGGGGATCCCTCCTGGCTGGTTCTCAGGACTTGGAGCCAGCCAGCCCACAGCAAGTGGCTCCTGGGAAGGCCTATCTGAGCTACCTACCCATGGCTATAAACTAAGGCATCAAACACAAGGGAGGCCTCGGCCCCCTAGGACCACCCCCCCAGGACCTGGCCGGCCCAGT CAGGTGCCAGTGCCTGGGCCTCGTCAGGAGAATGGGATGGCCACCCGTCTAGACGAGGGGCTGGAGGACTTCTTCAGCAGAAGGGTCATGGACGAAAGCTCCAG CTACCCCCGGACTCTGAGGACCATGCGACCAGGCCTCTCAGAGCCACCGCTGCCTCCACTCCAGAAGAAGAGGCGGCGAGGCCTGTTTCACTTCCGCCGACCCCGGAGCTTCAAGGGGGACAGGGGACCGGGGTCCCCCACTGCTggactcctcctccctccacccccacccccacccccaactcaggAGAGCCCTCCCAGTCCAGACCCCCCAAGCCTTGGCAATAACTCATCTCCTTGTTGGAGCCCAGAGGAGGAGAGCAACCTCCTTCCTGGATTTGGAGGGGCCCGGGGGTCTTCCTTCTGCAGGAAGATG GGCACAGAGAggttggaggcaggagagggagccCCAGCCCCTGGGACAGCGCAGCAACCAAGGGTGCACGGTGTTGCCCTTCCTGGCTTGGGAAGAACCAAAGGGTGGAGCTTTGATGGAAAACGAGAG GGCACAGACCCAGAGCAGGAGGACAGTACCCAGGCTTGGCAGAAACGGCGCTCTTCAGATGATGCAG GGCCTGGATCCTGGAAGCCACCACCGCCCCCACAAAGCTCCAAGCCAAGCTTCAGCGCCATGCGCCGAGCAGAGGCCACATGGCACATAG CTGAGGAAAGTGCCGCCAACCACAGCTGCCAGAGCCCTAGCCCAGCTTCCCAGGATGGAGACGAGGAAAAGGAGGGAGCCTTATTCCCAGAGAGAATGGTCCCCACTAGGAGTACCAAG CTACAGGACCCCCCCGTAGGTCCACGTCCCCCTAAGCCAGTGGCTGTGCCCAGGGGCCGCAGGGCCCCCCAGgtgccaggaggcagagaggagactgAGAGCAACAGTGTGGCCCCAGGAGCCAACAAGCCCCGGCTGAGACTAGGTTCCCAGCAAGACCAAGAGGAGCCAGAAGGACAAG GACCCACTGATCAGGGCCGCAGGACGGCACCCCTGAAACCGAAGAGAACACGGCGAGCACAGTCCTGTGACAAACTGGAGCCCGATAGAAGACAACCCCCTGACCCTACAGGTGTCTGTG GAACCAGTGAACCAGGAACAGACTGA